gaggggggaataaaaaaataatgggaaaaacaaataaactggaataaattgcacgaaagtttgtgtgcaacaaaattgcatattacATCATTGTACAAAATCtataaataaagtaatttttcatcaaataaatctataaaatcaagagtacaaaaggtgaaataactcccatcttccaaaatttgatttttaatcttttaatctttcgatttttttttctaaatttacataaaatatttcaaactttatttataactccccccccccccttcgggtttttttttggaaatttcggagtgacaaaagaacggtactttttcacccaaCTGCCAagtcgatttgtttacatttggccgtACGTCCTTTTGAAATAGTCGATACCGCTGCTGATCTCATGCTGGGTGTAGGGAAAGAGAatcttattagaaaaaaataatgtcataTTGGGATCAATTCATCTAGTAGTAGCATGCATCCTAACAAgttgttgaaaacttttataaaaaatacatgatttcaatattgtcgagtataagttgatattgagaaaattgacaaaattgacaaaacatattgtcaaaattgatgaaacagaaaaaaaactgtccaaaatgacaaaattaaaaattgacaaaattggcaaaattgataaaattgacaaaattgaaaaaattgacacaattgacacaattggcaaaattgacaaaattggcaaaattgacaaattttacaaaattgacaatattgacaaagttaaaaaattctgacaaaattgacaaaatggacataattgacaaaattgacaaatcaggATAACTCAGGACattttggagacaaaatttcgaaaaacaggacaattcgaaagtttttgaaaattaagacagcctctcgaaaatcagaacaaatcctgaaaaattaagacacctggcacctctaacgtgcattacaattgtccagctgttgttgttgtttctcttgtgctcagagatgccaggtgtcctgattaatcagaatttgtcctgattttcaagagaccgtcctaatttttttttaaactctcgagttgtcctgatttttaaaattggtacataaaatgtcctgaattgtcctgatttttatgaaaacctctcgaatttaatcgaatttatacttaaactatgagaaaatctaataaatctatcataaaacagttaaaccaaattaagagggggtaatcttcggttcagatgatatttaaatggtgttttttttttcaatatgaactgcaggccagccaaaaagctgcgtactgttgttgcataaatcaaggcgttcaCAGCACCTGTAGTGTACCTTCATTAATGCAATTTAAGCAGAGCTGCAATTATTTCCATaaatcaagaggtgtcctgaaaatcCCGATTTTTAgcttcgcgttgtcctgattcttgacgaaaccacctggcttGTGCTGAGCTTGAAGATAATTCCCTCAATATCCAGGATAACTGGATGCTAGGTATActttttttgaattgtattcTTTAATATGATTTCCGGTTTTTATTAGGAATTATGTATATTGTGTCTTGCATATGCAtccaatgataataaaaaaatctgtaagaaaggctacaatccactgtcaagtgtattaaatcgggttttttctttattttacctgttatGTACAGAATATCGaaactgatatgtttcgataaaaaatgaaaatttgaggtgttaTGCCTCATactcttcttaattttttttcgaattcatttttgtccagaagattttgatGTTCTCAGCTCAAAAAACGTGAgagagctccttcactgcttactctagggggtccccttaacttttttaaggcaaaaactaatctagatattatttcacgggggtccttaagttttaatatttcaagttttcattccgattttctagttttgatttcttttcatggattaATAGTAGAATGATTAAAGTaatgataaaactttttttcccctcggggggcccccataagccgggggcccggggcaattgccccttttgccccccctttaatccggccttgagtGTTAGTAAacatcttatgatcaaaatttattgatccaAAGTGTATGCGCTACATTATGCGTTATAATCAGTCATTTAAGacgatgaaaatatattttttcactttaaattttagtttcgctatattcacggtttcgccatattcacggtgaaaattttttcgagcgtgataaaatcgaaaaactactgtagttAATATTCGAAAGCTCAGATTGCTTTTTCAAtctattttatcatatttcctTTTCCTATTTAATTATTACTTCTATTCACTACAATACTATGATATTTTCGTCGAGATTCCGGATCTTAAATTGTTAATAGTTGAATTCCTTTGTGCCTCTAACACCATCATTTGTGTCTGATCGGGTCGAACCTTCGAACCCTTCTAGTTGCCGTTGCTGGCagggatgtcaaccttccagattttgtctggatcttcccgACTTTTTGACCTCCggccagactttttttttggtatccagacttccagattttaagtatttcttccagacaattccagacattttttgattgacaaagttttttttttcaaaattttaatcgattttggCATTATTGACTACTCTAACTGACTGAGGTGGAGTAGAGTTGTTCGAGCTCACTTCGCTCTTATCAACAGCCCGGTGGGTTTTGTTCCCACCGAATGACACTGACCAAGTTTGAATCATAATCGTCCGAATTCGGACGAAAACTGTCTAGAATTTGACATTACTTAGTCCGAATGTGCATACTGGGttaatttggaatcatttcGTCCCGAACTTATTTCATCACTGGGCTGTGTGAAAAGTAGTGAACCTACatgtaagagaagcgacgtctcaaacacaaaattccaatcgatacaaaagaactgtcaaaatcgattccaatcgatccgagcatttgtcgcagagcttttacctttcttattgaaaactcaaccaaggatggtattgtgattgttgttatagttcaaacagataatttttaagctggtcatatgaatttatgattagttgcattttttttcaatgctttggtgaatcgtgttcctagttagaaaactatctGATTGTTAACGAAATttaagtcattcataccgtttatcgcgatccttcgggcatcgagttcaatattgttttgttggattgaaggaacgttcactttagagcttgaacattgagccagaaaacagtgctgaggattttttttgtccaagatttagacgatgttgccacatatttcattttaagagggatcagatgtcgcttctcttatatgaaggcaTATTTAAATACAATGCGACCAGCCGGCGGCCATGTGTCATTCTTTTCTTGGTGTTTCCGTGACATGAAAACGCGCGTTCTTGCGTCCCGTCCGCGGATAGTGACtggtttttcggaaatttttgaGAAGTTTGAGACAGAGAAAGTGCGGTTTCCAAATGGTTAGGTTTGTTAGAGTTTTTTTAATATGCCCGagcttatttattatttcaatctgaaacctgagactgAAATGAAAAGACTGATATGATTTCTAAGTCAGAATCcgaaaaactcagaaaaaaatgtttattggaCATATTCCCCAACTCGAATCAGTTACTAGAAACGAAAACTCTGTAATCAATTTACATTTGTTTCTAGTATAAACATCACAATTAgttaataaaaattcataataatgtGCCTACTTAACATTCCAAACTGGTTCATCTACATACATCACAACTTATCAAATTTTACGCCAGACACAAACGCTTCAAACTTTCCAAATCATATCAatactatttttgttaaaattcagcAGCTATGTTGTTATACATATATTGTGAAATtgcaaaagaaattgaaaaacagttttagaCGTTTCATAGCCATTGAAAAAGTAGACATTGACTAATTCAACGTCGCAATCTAGGATCTGCTAAACTTGGCTGAGATTTCTCAAAATAGTGTTAATTGTCTTTAACGAAAACTTTAATCTGAATAGTTATCTAAAAGTGAAATCAGAATATTGATATTCTGAATACATAAACATTGAAACCTACGATGTCTTGTTTAAAATCGTATGTACTCAAGTTATGTTATttaatgttacaaaaattatctcGACAAGCCTCGTTGGACAAATGCTCGACACGAAGATTTAAATAATTTGCTTTTTATATTTACAGTGTTTTTCGGTAATCTATAACTTCCGGTCAGAATGCCCTAGAATCCACTGCATGGTTCGCATTCAAGTTATTTTATACACAAAATAATTCACGTAGTGAAAATATACTTCAAAAGTCGTGCTTAAAATATCTTTACTTTTACAATTTCTCCTCCGAGGAAAAATTCTTAATCCATTTTTAACctgaattttttgcattacttGATAGAAAGgttttaacaatgaaaaaaggtttttcaatattacCAATCTAGATATGACTGTATGCAATCAGAAAGGAACAAAatctttaactttattttttttccaatttggatcctgataaattttaatttacataacaataataacaatttaTAACAATGAATCTGCgatttgaaataacaatttctaaatgaacCTGGATTCCGGAATATAAATTGCTAAACAGATGGTTTATATTctgaacttttaatttttgatataccgtattattttaaaattttagtattgAAATAAGCTTCTCAACACCTGGGTAGGGAGGACAGAAATTCGCTGCATCATTTTTCATTGCCAAACATTGAGATAGTGGTTAATGTGTTTCGATTTCAAGGATTTGTGATGTGTATTTCCAACCAAATgcattcttatttttgaaaaatcatttattttggcAGAAATTAACCCAATAACTGGATAGAGCTGTTGAAACTTTGCATTTTGGAACCGACAAAAGCTCAACGtgatatcatttttcaaattttctaaaaggaATGATAAAGCTTAATACAATAAcccaaagaaaataaaagaatcaaTGTTTGCACTGGTCGGTGAAATGatcagaaaaatttgatgttcgggcgtttttttcgtttttcgattCTATTCTCCCCGACTAGCTCAACACTACAATGTTCCAGACATTTATAcccatttccagacatttcgGCCCAAttgttccagacattttttgaaaataggtggcAACCCTGGTTGCTGGATGgaggaatacatttttttcttggatATCATTTGTTGATCTGTCCATAAACTCGGAGCACcgtaacttttgttttttttttcaatattcttgaTTAATATGAAAAATCTTCGAACTATTTACGGAGCGTGAAAATTTTAACGTCAGTTGTTCCCGCCGACTACTTTGATCTCTCGCTTCGTTGATCAATATACCCGTTATAGACTGAATAcgtatattgaaattttcaatgaatctaATTCGATTACACGAAAATGAACCGTTTGTCAAATCAAAGtaggtaccgtcaaacggggcatcatgcaacagcggggttagatgcaacatttatataacaccacactgaatcaatttttaatttaataaaactatcttttaatgatcacaaaatgataatgacataattcctcgcatcttaagctagtttttttaagttttttatttatatataatatcggaaaaatcgagcatcacgcgtttgtaaacattgaaatttcattcatccaaacatttattcttatgatttcagcttgtagaatttttggtagtattatttaacccccaaatgtatgcagcatccttattttcagaaaaaaaaattaaaattagtttttacagacCAATAAATTACTGTAATTgatgttttcatgcgtaatgatcttcaaggcatcgcaaatatattaaaaactatatattttcatacgtgttcaaagatttttcactaaaatcaaagtttgttgaAACTTACCCCATTTTCTTAGGAGGatgaaaatcgtatgttttaagaaaattaaaaataactaaagaaaccaataatttttctaactacgccaatttgaagccattgaaattgaaaattgtcgCATGTTGCCCCAGAGCCATTCCTATTCTCTTCATAAAATAGgtatcagaattcagaatataTCTAATTTTTGGATCACCCACATTGATCAGTCgatacactcccatactaggatctagattttctgttcacacgatatttgaaaatttaaacagatGAGACATTCTGTAGTTTTAGTTTAAAGATTATAGcttatttaataatttatttttattgttattaaatttttttgtcatttccacccagagaataattttttcaatattttttcgtgATTGGACagttttggatttttgaaaCACTATCTCGACTTGACAACTACATTCGGGTACTGATATCACAAGTCATTGAGGGCTTTGATGTGTTTGCCAAACTTTTGTTCGGGTTTCCGGGAACCTTTTGAAATACTATCACGCAATGGGTCAGGAATCGCTGGACGCTGCTGTTGCTTGCCCCGGTTGATGGCAGCTGACGTCGGGGGTGGTGGAGGTGGTGCTTTGTTGTGCATCATTTCTCGGGCAGCATCCATCATCGAAGGTTGGGGACAAGATTTGCTTAGGATGTACAGCTCCTGAGCACAGCGTTCGAGAAGTTTCTTATTTGGTTTCTGGAATCGTAAGAAAACTCATGAGCTGGAAAGGTCCAAGTCGTGCAATGTATCCTCAAACCTCATTTGTTCCACAAAGATCAACTGACAACTGATAGTTGGTCGACGGAACCAGACAGCGGATGGTCCAATCCCGGCTTCTTTGCTGGCACTCGTACGAGGGAATCTGAATGTGAAAAAGTGAACCGAGTTGAGCAAGTTTCAAGCGATGAAATGATGCAGAATCAAACGTACCAACTCGTCGTCCAGCTTGCTCTCGAGATTCCGGGAAGAGGACGATGATGATTTTTTGGTCAGTGCAGGGTGGAGCAGAACGACCAGAACGAAGGTGATTCCGGTAAGAAATCGAAAAGCTGGTCTGCTGCTGCTGGGTGTCATTTTCTGGATGAATGATTTTAACTATGTCAACTTACTATCCGGATGAACAAAAGATGCTGATAGTTCGATTTCCTCCAAGTTTCTAGTTGTGATGATTTCAACTTCTTTCGTAGTTACTGGAGTTGCTACGAGAATAGTCAAGAGCAAGCAAATAGCTGAGATGATGTGACGTGTGCTCCAACAATTAGCGATACCCAtgactgaatttgaaaacttaaaatactAGTAAACTTAATATCACAAAAAGACACTCTTTATAgtatgaatgaaaaaaacttaaatttatttgtttcttaGCTCAGAAAGTTTAAGACTTTTaattaatgatcaatttttttcccagaattcttgaaaaaacattaaatgtgTACTAGACAAAGTTGTTCCATTCACAACAAGAATTTGCATACTTCTGAATTCAGATTAGAAGTTAGATTGAATAgaaccaaaaacaaatttgtccTGATGAAATTCCTGAAGAATTTTGTGAAacaccagtattttttgttgtttgttgttgaaaaattgttgaaaaataccttaaaatccaATTCACGTTTAAGACTCCAGCAACCCCTTCTAATGGTCAGAtctatctgaaatttggcatgtgaccttcggGTAAGCTAAGAATTAATTTTGACTTAAAGAGAGTTTACCATGTTTAAACCTTACACTGCtattcgttaaattattcaaaaatttgaaaattactgttatggtaaattaaccataacttcttcaattttcaaccgattttgataaataaccacttgaaatcctCGTTTTTAATTGACATTTGAGGTCAATGGAAAATCAGATACCATCGAGTTGAAAACTTTCactgaaacaagtttttttctaaaaaatgtgtttatacAATtctttctatcataaagtcactaatatcaacaatactcttgatcaaacataaaaatgaagttcaggtgATCAATAGCGAATTTATTCatctttaatatgcaaaaaagaaaattcacaTTAATGTTACGCAGactgagatatttgaatctaagtgcaagaactatttttatttttcctaaatttcatatttggagcataactcaaaaactgttctactgagatttttttaaatttaattttcgggttcagcgcccaattttacattaaaaatattggtaggtcaataaagttcacgattttttttttaaattttgtaaattagtaTTTTTACTATAGTCCATATAAGATAAACTCATAAACGAATAATGCATGTAGTCTTTAAGTCAGTcacgaataataaaaataatttacataTAGTTTTTGCATAAGTTTAGGCGTTTCACGTAGAGCAGGCAGCCAGAGGCGATTTACATAATTTAATGTCGCCTTAAATTGTGCAACATATTAGGATTAATTTAATATCTTCcaaacccaagtaacatttcAGGTTTTATAACCGGCTACAAGACCAAGTTTAAGTTTCATAAGAGGCCTGAGTGTCTCATAAATCAATCAGTGTTACTTGGAAAATGCTCTACTAACAACATAAATTGGCCACAAATAAAAGGTACTGAAGCTTTATAAGTCTTTATACTTTCATAAAGTATCTacctaaaaattgttttttgaagtttCCTAAAAAATTGACCATCCCTCTGAGATATCTTGACTATCTGCTGTTTTCTTGTAGATCCAATCGGTGCGCAGTCGATGGGAAATAATTGCATATTGCAACAGTTGTTTGTACAAGTGATAAACTTCTTCCATCAGTGTGCAGTGTGATATCCTTCAAGTAATAAGCTGTACATACATACGTGTGGCGATGTCATTGGATAATGCATCGATATAAAAGTTTATTCACTTTTTCGTAGAAATGTTACTTCCATCACATTTGAGCTTAAAGTTGGGTTTTGAAGAAGACTGAAGAGAATTTTATAGACCGTAAACTGGGAGAACTTcacttttttaatatattttcgaGTATTTTGGAAGGGGAAGATTTTCGCAAcactaaaaagtttcaaaatactAACTGAGGTAAgcagtataaagcatgatcattgatagcagaatattcaaacgacattagtggctataacttaatgtttgttataaaaccagatttatgtttcgaggtaactttgatcactatggtttgatattatctcaacatcttcagaATTATTGTTATtgtagttgaaattttcaacgttttctttcaaaaacaaatataattaaaaaaaaatgcacaatgtTGATGCAATGGGGCAAAACTTATAaacatttctaaatattttgtttcctcaaaaacaaatgaaattcccTAGGTTCTCCCACTATTCTTATgttcttttttaattgaaacttaACCATTTCATAGGGTTTTAGCCttttgttctatacaggcttttttaaagatccaaaaattttcatagattGACCgcaaaaataactctaaaattaTACCTAtataaaggaaaaaagttagcctttcatataaaacaacccatttgcttcaaaatgctaacattttatcaggagaggtgtttgttcgTGAGTCTTCGATaaaacagatattttgaaactttaaaactacattttaagtaatttaaaaaaaatctttgacaataaaccaaatttagcctatttgaaactcaatttataggttttcaaacgtagaaaacagttttcagatattttaacttcagacttagttaatgatctGCAATTATCTGCAAAacattcatgttgatcaaagttaccccggatACTGTGATATTTTCACAACGGAAAGCTACCCTGGTGATCAAAGCTCCCCCTGTTTACGGTAactatttatatgttttatttttaaaagttcaagTGTTAGTCTCTTTTTCTTGTTGATTTATTCGAAATTATGTTCTGATCAACAACGTTCAACAAGGGCCATAATTGAAATTATTACGAAGAATTTAATTCCCTCTTTACCTGTTgcttttccatttttcaatttaaatataaccTCCTCGATTTCTCCGAACGCTGGTCCTTCTGCTATCACCCGTCTACagaatttcataatctttagatgttgttacttaaaaaaaggacatcacttgaaaacgaacacacacatatatgaTCTTCATGTTTCTTCGAAGAGATCAAGAAGATTTGAATGCTATCCTCTaagccacggtcggcggctacACTAGACACCGATAAGGCTGATAAATCTCTTCATATAATTTCTGTTTTAAACGGATTTCTATTCACATATTACTTAACTCAGCAGTAACATAATTTGCATTGTCTTTTGAAGGGTGTACATACACCAAGACAAATGACTCTTTATCCTTAGTTATTATCTTGGCTGacattatgtttttgtttatgtttcgaATTTCTGATATAAGtagataactatttttgttaacaGCACTGCTAGACCTCTTGAATTGTTGGATATGCTCCAATTCGTTACTTGCCAAATATAGTTagatgtttcaatttttgtggCTTTTAAATTTACTTCTTGCAATAAGGGTAATTCAATTCCCATGCTCGTTTATTCTGAATCtataaatttcctttttttctttcttgcaACATCCTCTTATATTCAATTATGCTATTTTTAATATACTGGTTTCTAGTTTTATCTTGACTGACTTGCTAAGTTATGGTTAATTTTCTCACCGTTTTCCATAATTTCTCTGTTACCCTCAAATTTTTATGATCCAATtcctttttcttcattttcctaTTTTGGCATGTTTTTGCTTGTTCCTGTGTTTATCGCTTCCTTGTCCCTTGTATACTATCGTAATGTCCAACTCCATCAAAGTAGTTTTCAATATCCGTTTCTACTCTGAGATTTATATCGATTTCCACTGACGGAAACAACTTGGGATTATACATCTCGATTGGTCAACGGCTCCGTTCCTGCTCAGCTTTCATTAAGTGCCAAGTGGGGATAAAAATACTTCACAACCGTTTGATCTCTTACATCTCCGTTGTGTCCAGCGGCTAATTATTCACCTCGTATTATTTCGGAATATTCATCCATGTAGTACAACATATGGTCTACTATCATGGTCCTCAGATCTCTTaccattttttatattaatcgTTAAAAGTTGTCCAcctttaaaatttctttgaggattttgattttttttaaaatgatttccaGGTGGATCTTGATTCGCGAGTAGGCCTTGGTCGAGTGCGCTGCTGTAATCTGGTAAACCGACGTATGCGCCAACATTACCGATTTGTGTTTTTTGCAGTTGAACGATAGAAGATACCAAACTCGATctaataacataaaaatatgttcaaaaatgttaaaaaataccaacataacataatgaaaacaaaatgacgTATGCGCCATTTCTACTCAATATGacgtaagtttaataaaaatatgtttgcaaCGCTATGATTACGTCTCAAAGTAACAGTGAGTGTGGGGACCATAATAAAAGACTGTCTTTgtctaattctttaattctacGAATTAAAATTACTATTAAATTACTAGTGGCAGCTTTAGGACTAATATAAATGAGGGACAACATCTTTATACTTGTAAAatgattattaatttcaaaaggtGTCAATGGCTTTGCCTATTCACGAGAAGGTGGGTTTGGGTTCTTATTAAGTCCttgtgtttcatatttttggcataatgaATGACGCGTTTTAATGCGGACTTtctttttgcaagaaaaaaaaacaataggaCTTGTTCTATCTAACCTGATGATAAGATATTATGTGAAAATATTGACAAGCTGGTTGAATTATcagatttttgatttaaattcatAAGCTATACGATAATTATAGAGCAAGAATAATACAACcgatttatttcttatttattttataattgttGACTAGAATGATATTATCAATATTCAGAATTCATCAATGTTATCGTTGACTTCAAGATCTTCCCAATACTGTTGTTTGTCTCCCGGCATCAAAGGACAGAGTTTCTTAATAATATGTTCCTTTCTAGACTTTTCAATACCTCCACGCTATTGAATAGGAG
This sequence is a window from Uranotaenia lowii strain MFRU-FL chromosome 3, ASM2978415v1, whole genome shotgun sequence. Protein-coding genes within it:
- the LOC129754848 gene encoding uncharacterized protein LOC129754848, whose product is MTPSSSRPAFRFLTGITFVLVVLLHPALTKKSSSSSSRNLESKLDDELIPSYECQQRSRDWTIRCLVPSTNYQLSVDLCGTNEKPNKKLLERCAQELYILSKSCPQPSMMDAAREMMHNKAPPPPPPTSAAINRGKQQQRPAIPDPLRDSISKGSRKPEQKFGKHIKALNDL